From Apium graveolens cultivar Ventura chromosome 9, ASM990537v1, whole genome shotgun sequence, the proteins below share one genomic window:
- the LOC141684402 gene encoding uncharacterized protein LOC141684402 isoform X1, which yields MLDLSGQLLIPNILCTLSLMFAGSCHDSPACHADDECRLSSVISLAQVEEGPSRMSGRPRRGVTKLIEHNYGLGSCEIQQSCDQCHDALACHEAHGCRLNSVITSAQGGLSPESVYAPFHAPPTESPIEDVIRFLSLQSCWKDEDYQGRGSIPPGQKGALKGREEDLSMSYRITINSVVFIMHHDPLPG from the exons ATGTTAGACCTCTCCGGGCAACTGCTTATTCCCAATATCTTGTGCACCTTATCGTTGATGTTCGCTGGATCATGTCATGATTCCCCAGCCTGTCATGCAGATGATGAGTGTCGGCTCAGTTCAGTTATATCCTTAGCCCAAG TAGAGGAAGGTCCTTCGAGGATGAGTGGCAGGCCTAGGCGTGGTGTGACAAAGCTTATTGAACACAACTATGGTTTAGGAAGCTGTGAAATTCAACAATCGTGTGATCAAT GTCATGATGCCCTAGCCTGTCATGAAGCTCACGGATGTCGGCTTAATTCAGTTATAACCTCAGCCCAAGGTG GTCTGTCTCCCGAATCTGTTTATGCGCCATTCCATGCACCACCAACAGAGTCTCCAATAG AGGACGTCATCCGATTCTTGTCACTCCAGAGTTGTTGGAAAGACGAAGATTATCAAGGAAGAGGATCAATTCCTCCCGGCCAAAAG GGGGCCCTTAAAGGAAGAGAGGAAGACCTAAGTATGTCATATCGGATAACAATCAACTCTGTTGTATTTATCATGCACCATGATCCATTACCGGGATAA
- the LOC141684402 gene encoding uncharacterized protein LOC141684402 isoform X5 yields MPRCDVIAPIEHTHGLESSEIQGSCHRSCHADDECRLSSVISLAQEEGPSRMSGRPRRGVTKLIEHNYGLGSCEIQQSCDQCHDALACHEAHGCRLNSVITSAQGGLSPESVYAPFHAPPTESPIEDVIRFLSLQSCWKDEDYQGRGSIPPGQKGALKGREEDLSMSYRITINSVVFIMHHDPLPG; encoded by the exons ATGCCTAGGTGTGATGTGATAGCACCTATTGAACATACCCATGGTTTAGAAAGCTCTGAAATTCAAGGATCGTGTCACCGAT CCTGTCATGCAGATGATGAGTGTCGGCTCAGTTCAGTTATATCCTTAGCCCAAG AGGAAGGTCCTTCGAGGATGAGTGGCAGGCCTAGGCGTGGTGTGACAAAGCTTATTGAACACAACTATGGTTTAGGAAGCTGTGAAATTCAACAATCGTGTGATCAAT GTCATGATGCCCTAGCCTGTCATGAAGCTCACGGATGTCGGCTTAATTCAGTTATAACCTCAGCCCAAGGTG GTCTGTCTCCCGAATCTGTTTATGCGCCATTCCATGCACCACCAACAGAGTCTCCAATAG AGGACGTCATCCGATTCTTGTCACTCCAGAGTTGTTGGAAAGACGAAGATTATCAAGGAAGAGGATCAATTCCTCCCGGCCAAAAG GGGGCCCTTAAAGGAAGAGAGGAAGACCTAAGTATGTCATATCGGATAACAATCAACTCTGTTGTATTTATCATGCACCATGATCCATTACCGGGATAA
- the LOC141684402 gene encoding uncharacterized protein LOC141684402 isoform X4: MPRCDVIAPIEHTHGLESSEIQGSCHRSCHADDECRLSSVISLAQVEEGPSRMSGRPRRGVTKLIEHNYGLGSCEIQQSCDQCHDALACHEAHGCRLNSVITSAQGGLSPESVYAPFHAPPTESPIEDVIRFLSLQSCWKDEDYQGRGSIPPGQKGALKGREEDLSMSYRITINSVVFIMHHDPLPG; this comes from the exons ATGCCTAGGTGTGATGTGATAGCACCTATTGAACATACCCATGGTTTAGAAAGCTCTGAAATTCAAGGATCGTGTCACCGAT CCTGTCATGCAGATGATGAGTGTCGGCTCAGTTCAGTTATATCCTTAGCCCAAG TAGAGGAAGGTCCTTCGAGGATGAGTGGCAGGCCTAGGCGTGGTGTGACAAAGCTTATTGAACACAACTATGGTTTAGGAAGCTGTGAAATTCAACAATCGTGTGATCAAT GTCATGATGCCCTAGCCTGTCATGAAGCTCACGGATGTCGGCTTAATTCAGTTATAACCTCAGCCCAAGGTG GTCTGTCTCCCGAATCTGTTTATGCGCCATTCCATGCACCACCAACAGAGTCTCCAATAG AGGACGTCATCCGATTCTTGTCACTCCAGAGTTGTTGGAAAGACGAAGATTATCAAGGAAGAGGATCAATTCCTCCCGGCCAAAAG GGGGCCCTTAAAGGAAGAGAGGAAGACCTAAGTATGTCATATCGGATAACAATCAACTCTGTTGTATTTATCATGCACCATGATCCATTACCGGGATAA
- the LOC141684402 gene encoding uncharacterized protein LOC141684402 isoform X9, giving the protein MLDLSGQLLIPNILCTLSLMFAGSCHDSPACHADDECRLSSVISLAQVEEGPSRMSGRPRRGVTKLIEHNYGLGSCEIQQSCDQCHDALACHEAHGCRLNSVITSAQEDVIRFLSLQSCWKDEDYQGRGSIPPGQKGALKGREEDLSMSYRITINSVVFIMHHDPLPG; this is encoded by the exons ATGTTAGACCTCTCCGGGCAACTGCTTATTCCCAATATCTTGTGCACCTTATCGTTGATGTTCGCTGGATCATGTCATGATTCCCCAGCCTGTCATGCAGATGATGAGTGTCGGCTCAGTTCAGTTATATCCTTAGCCCAAG TAGAGGAAGGTCCTTCGAGGATGAGTGGCAGGCCTAGGCGTGGTGTGACAAAGCTTATTGAACACAACTATGGTTTAGGAAGCTGTGAAATTCAACAATCGTGTGATCAAT GTCATGATGCCCTAGCCTGTCATGAAGCTCACGGATGTCGGCTTAATTCAGTTATAACCTCAGCCCAAG AGGACGTCATCCGATTCTTGTCACTCCAGAGTTGTTGGAAAGACGAAGATTATCAAGGAAGAGGATCAATTCCTCCCGGCCAAAAG GGGGCCCTTAAAGGAAGAGAGGAAGACCTAAGTATGTCATATCGGATAACAATCAACTCTGTTGTATTTATCATGCACCATGATCCATTACCGGGATAA
- the LOC141684402 gene encoding uncharacterized protein LOC141684402 isoform X2: MLDLSGQLLIPNILCTLSLMFAGSCHDSPACHADDECRLSSVISLAQEEGPSRMSGRPRRGVTKLIEHNYGLGSCEIQQSCDQCHDALACHEAHGCRLNSVITSAQGGLSPESVYAPFHAPPTESPIEDVIRFLSLQSCWKDEDYQGRGSIPPGQKGALKGREEDLSMSYRITINSVVFIMHHDPLPG, from the exons ATGTTAGACCTCTCCGGGCAACTGCTTATTCCCAATATCTTGTGCACCTTATCGTTGATGTTCGCTGGATCATGTCATGATTCCCCAGCCTGTCATGCAGATGATGAGTGTCGGCTCAGTTCAGTTATATCCTTAGCCCAAG AGGAAGGTCCTTCGAGGATGAGTGGCAGGCCTAGGCGTGGTGTGACAAAGCTTATTGAACACAACTATGGTTTAGGAAGCTGTGAAATTCAACAATCGTGTGATCAAT GTCATGATGCCCTAGCCTGTCATGAAGCTCACGGATGTCGGCTTAATTCAGTTATAACCTCAGCCCAAGGTG GTCTGTCTCCCGAATCTGTTTATGCGCCATTCCATGCACCACCAACAGAGTCTCCAATAG AGGACGTCATCCGATTCTTGTCACTCCAGAGTTGTTGGAAAGACGAAGATTATCAAGGAAGAGGATCAATTCCTCCCGGCCAAAAG GGGGCCCTTAAAGGAAGAGAGGAAGACCTAAGTATGTCATATCGGATAACAATCAACTCTGTTGTATTTATCATGCACCATGATCCATTACCGGGATAA
- the LOC141684402 gene encoding uncharacterized protein LOC141684402 isoform X3 gives MLDLSGQLLIPNILCTLSLMFAGSCHDSPACHADDECRLSSVISLAQVEEGPSRMSGRPRRGVTKLIEHNYGLGSCEIQQSCDQCHDALACHEAHGCRLNSVITSAQGLSPESVYAPFHAPPTESPIEDVIRFLSLQSCWKDEDYQGRGSIPPGQKGALKGREEDLSMSYRITINSVVFIMHHDPLPG, from the exons ATGTTAGACCTCTCCGGGCAACTGCTTATTCCCAATATCTTGTGCACCTTATCGTTGATGTTCGCTGGATCATGTCATGATTCCCCAGCCTGTCATGCAGATGATGAGTGTCGGCTCAGTTCAGTTATATCCTTAGCCCAAG TAGAGGAAGGTCCTTCGAGGATGAGTGGCAGGCCTAGGCGTGGTGTGACAAAGCTTATTGAACACAACTATGGTTTAGGAAGCTGTGAAATTCAACAATCGTGTGATCAAT GTCATGATGCCCTAGCCTGTCATGAAGCTCACGGATGTCGGCTTAATTCAGTTATAACCTCAGCCCAAG GTCTGTCTCCCGAATCTGTTTATGCGCCATTCCATGCACCACCAACAGAGTCTCCAATAG AGGACGTCATCCGATTCTTGTCACTCCAGAGTTGTTGGAAAGACGAAGATTATCAAGGAAGAGGATCAATTCCTCCCGGCCAAAAG GGGGCCCTTAAAGGAAGAGAGGAAGACCTAAGTATGTCATATCGGATAACAATCAACTCTGTTGTATTTATCATGCACCATGATCCATTACCGGGATAA
- the LOC141684402 gene encoding uncharacterized protein LOC141684402 isoform X7: MPRCDVIAPIEHTHGLESSEIQGSCHRYDECRLSSVISLAQEEGPSRMSGRPRRGVTKLIEHNYGLGSCEIQQSCDQCHDALACHEAHGCRLNSVITSAQGGLSPESVYAPFHAPPTESPIEDVIRFLSLQSCWKDEDYQGRGSIPPGQKGALKGREEDLSMSYRITINSVVFIMHHDPLPG; this comes from the exons ATGCCTAGGTGTGATGTGATAGCACCTATTGAACATACCCATGGTTTAGAAAGCTCTGAAATTCAAGGATCGTGTCACCGAT ATGATGAGTGTCGGCTCAGTTCAGTTATATCCTTAGCCCAAG AGGAAGGTCCTTCGAGGATGAGTGGCAGGCCTAGGCGTGGTGTGACAAAGCTTATTGAACACAACTATGGTTTAGGAAGCTGTGAAATTCAACAATCGTGTGATCAAT GTCATGATGCCCTAGCCTGTCATGAAGCTCACGGATGTCGGCTTAATTCAGTTATAACCTCAGCCCAAGGTG GTCTGTCTCCCGAATCTGTTTATGCGCCATTCCATGCACCACCAACAGAGTCTCCAATAG AGGACGTCATCCGATTCTTGTCACTCCAGAGTTGTTGGAAAGACGAAGATTATCAAGGAAGAGGATCAATTCCTCCCGGCCAAAAG GGGGCCCTTAAAGGAAGAGAGGAAGACCTAAGTATGTCATATCGGATAACAATCAACTCTGTTGTATTTATCATGCACCATGATCCATTACCGGGATAA
- the LOC141684402 gene encoding uncharacterized protein LOC141684402 isoform X6 has protein sequence MPRCDVIAPIEHTHGLESSEIQGSCHRYDECRLSSVISLAQVEEGPSRMSGRPRRGVTKLIEHNYGLGSCEIQQSCDQCHDALACHEAHGCRLNSVITSAQGGLSPESVYAPFHAPPTESPIEDVIRFLSLQSCWKDEDYQGRGSIPPGQKGALKGREEDLSMSYRITINSVVFIMHHDPLPG, from the exons ATGCCTAGGTGTGATGTGATAGCACCTATTGAACATACCCATGGTTTAGAAAGCTCTGAAATTCAAGGATCGTGTCACCGAT ATGATGAGTGTCGGCTCAGTTCAGTTATATCCTTAGCCCAAG TAGAGGAAGGTCCTTCGAGGATGAGTGGCAGGCCTAGGCGTGGTGTGACAAAGCTTATTGAACACAACTATGGTTTAGGAAGCTGTGAAATTCAACAATCGTGTGATCAAT GTCATGATGCCCTAGCCTGTCATGAAGCTCACGGATGTCGGCTTAATTCAGTTATAACCTCAGCCCAAGGTG GTCTGTCTCCCGAATCTGTTTATGCGCCATTCCATGCACCACCAACAGAGTCTCCAATAG AGGACGTCATCCGATTCTTGTCACTCCAGAGTTGTTGGAAAGACGAAGATTATCAAGGAAGAGGATCAATTCCTCCCGGCCAAAAG GGGGCCCTTAAAGGAAGAGAGGAAGACCTAAGTATGTCATATCGGATAACAATCAACTCTGTTGTATTTATCATGCACCATGATCCATTACCGGGATAA
- the LOC141684402 gene encoding uncharacterized protein LOC141684402 isoform X8 yields the protein MLDLSGQLLIPNILCTLSLMFAGSCHDSPACHADDECRLSSVISLAQVEEGPSRMSGRPRRGVTKLIEHNYGLGSCEIQQSCDQCHDALACHEAHGCRLNSVITSAQGEDVIRFLSLQSCWKDEDYQGRGSIPPGQKGALKGREEDLSMSYRITINSVVFIMHHDPLPG from the exons ATGTTAGACCTCTCCGGGCAACTGCTTATTCCCAATATCTTGTGCACCTTATCGTTGATGTTCGCTGGATCATGTCATGATTCCCCAGCCTGTCATGCAGATGATGAGTGTCGGCTCAGTTCAGTTATATCCTTAGCCCAAG TAGAGGAAGGTCCTTCGAGGATGAGTGGCAGGCCTAGGCGTGGTGTGACAAAGCTTATTGAACACAACTATGGTTTAGGAAGCTGTGAAATTCAACAATCGTGTGATCAAT GTCATGATGCCCTAGCCTGTCATGAAGCTCACGGATGTCGGCTTAATTCAGTTATAACCTCAGCCCAAGGTG AGGACGTCATCCGATTCTTGTCACTCCAGAGTTGTTGGAAAGACGAAGATTATCAAGGAAGAGGATCAATTCCTCCCGGCCAAAAG GGGGCCCTTAAAGGAAGAGAGGAAGACCTAAGTATGTCATATCGGATAACAATCAACTCTGTTGTATTTATCATGCACCATGATCCATTACCGGGATAA
- the LOC141684402 gene encoding uncharacterized protein LOC141684402 isoform X10 — translation MLDLSGQLLIPNILCTLSLMFAGSCHDSPACHADDECRLSSVISLAQVEEGPSRMSGRPRRGVTKLIEHNYGLGSCEIQQSCDQCHDALACHEAHGCRLNSVITSAQGGLSPESVYAPFHAPPTESPIDNNKQPKCRGRHPILVTPELLERRRLSRKRINSSRPKGGP, via the exons ATGTTAGACCTCTCCGGGCAACTGCTTATTCCCAATATCTTGTGCACCTTATCGTTGATGTTCGCTGGATCATGTCATGATTCCCCAGCCTGTCATGCAGATGATGAGTGTCGGCTCAGTTCAGTTATATCCTTAGCCCAAG TAGAGGAAGGTCCTTCGAGGATGAGTGGCAGGCCTAGGCGTGGTGTGACAAAGCTTATTGAACACAACTATGGTTTAGGAAGCTGTGAAATTCAACAATCGTGTGATCAAT GTCATGATGCCCTAGCCTGTCATGAAGCTCACGGATGTCGGCTTAATTCAGTTATAACCTCAGCCCAAGGTG GTCTGTCTCCCGAATCTGTTTATGCGCCATTCCATGCACCACCAACAGAGTCTCCAATAG ATAATAATAAACAACCAAAATGTAGAGGACGTCATCCGATTCTTGTCACTCCAGAGTTGTTGGAAAGACGAAGATTATCAAGGAAGAGGATCAATTCCTCCCGGCCAAAAG GGGGCCCTTAA
- the LOC141684402 gene encoding uncharacterized protein LOC141684402 isoform X13 produces MLDLSGQLLIPNILCTLSLMFAGSCHDSPACHADDECRLSSVISLAQVEEGPSRMSGRPRRGVTKLIEHNYGLGSCEIQQSCDQCHDALACHEAHGCRLNSVITSAQGLSPESVYAPFHAPPTESPIELLERRRLSRKRINSSRPKGGP; encoded by the exons ATGTTAGACCTCTCCGGGCAACTGCTTATTCCCAATATCTTGTGCACCTTATCGTTGATGTTCGCTGGATCATGTCATGATTCCCCAGCCTGTCATGCAGATGATGAGTGTCGGCTCAGTTCAGTTATATCCTTAGCCCAAG TAGAGGAAGGTCCTTCGAGGATGAGTGGCAGGCCTAGGCGTGGTGTGACAAAGCTTATTGAACACAACTATGGTTTAGGAAGCTGTGAAATTCAACAATCGTGTGATCAAT GTCATGATGCCCTAGCCTGTCATGAAGCTCACGGATGTCGGCTTAATTCAGTTATAACCTCAGCCCAAG GTCTGTCTCCCGAATCTGTTTATGCGCCATTCCATGCACCACCAACAGAGTCTCCAATAG AGTTGTTGGAAAGACGAAGATTATCAAGGAAGAGGATCAATTCCTCCCGGCCAAAAG GGGGCCCTTAA
- the LOC141684402 gene encoding uncharacterized protein LOC141684402 isoform X11 produces the protein MLDLSGQLLIPNILCTLSLMFAGSCHDSPACHADDECRLSSVISLAQVEEGPSRMSGRPRRGVTKLIEHNYGLGSCEIQQSCDQCHDALACHEAHGCRLNSVITSAQGLSPESVYAPFHAPPTESPIDNNKQPKCRGRHPILVTPELLERRRLSRKRINSSRPKGGP, from the exons ATGTTAGACCTCTCCGGGCAACTGCTTATTCCCAATATCTTGTGCACCTTATCGTTGATGTTCGCTGGATCATGTCATGATTCCCCAGCCTGTCATGCAGATGATGAGTGTCGGCTCAGTTCAGTTATATCCTTAGCCCAAG TAGAGGAAGGTCCTTCGAGGATGAGTGGCAGGCCTAGGCGTGGTGTGACAAAGCTTATTGAACACAACTATGGTTTAGGAAGCTGTGAAATTCAACAATCGTGTGATCAAT GTCATGATGCCCTAGCCTGTCATGAAGCTCACGGATGTCGGCTTAATTCAGTTATAACCTCAGCCCAAG GTCTGTCTCCCGAATCTGTTTATGCGCCATTCCATGCACCACCAACAGAGTCTCCAATAG ATAATAATAAACAACCAAAATGTAGAGGACGTCATCCGATTCTTGTCACTCCAGAGTTGTTGGAAAGACGAAGATTATCAAGGAAGAGGATCAATTCCTCCCGGCCAAAAG GGGGCCCTTAA
- the LOC141684402 gene encoding uncharacterized protein LOC141684402 isoform X12: MLDLSGQLLIPNILCTLSLMFAGSCHDSPACHADDECRLSSVISLAQVEEGPSRMSGRPRRGVTKLIEHNYGLGSCEIQQSCDQCHDALACHEAHGCRLNSVITSAQGGLSPESVYAPFHAPPTESPIELLERRRLSRKRINSSRPKGGP, translated from the exons ATGTTAGACCTCTCCGGGCAACTGCTTATTCCCAATATCTTGTGCACCTTATCGTTGATGTTCGCTGGATCATGTCATGATTCCCCAGCCTGTCATGCAGATGATGAGTGTCGGCTCAGTTCAGTTATATCCTTAGCCCAAG TAGAGGAAGGTCCTTCGAGGATGAGTGGCAGGCCTAGGCGTGGTGTGACAAAGCTTATTGAACACAACTATGGTTTAGGAAGCTGTGAAATTCAACAATCGTGTGATCAAT GTCATGATGCCCTAGCCTGTCATGAAGCTCACGGATGTCGGCTTAATTCAGTTATAACCTCAGCCCAAGGTG GTCTGTCTCCCGAATCTGTTTATGCGCCATTCCATGCACCACCAACAGAGTCTCCAATAG AGTTGTTGGAAAGACGAAGATTATCAAGGAAGAGGATCAATTCCTCCCGGCCAAAAG GGGGCCCTTAA
- the LOC141684402 gene encoding uncharacterized protein LOC141684402 isoform X15 produces MLDLSGQLLIPNILCTLSLMFAGSCHDSPACHADDECRLSSVISLAQVEEGPSRMSGRPRRGVTKLIEHNYGLGSCEIQQSCDQCHDALACHEAHGCRLNSVITSAQELLERRRLSRKRINSSRPKGGP; encoded by the exons ATGTTAGACCTCTCCGGGCAACTGCTTATTCCCAATATCTTGTGCACCTTATCGTTGATGTTCGCTGGATCATGTCATGATTCCCCAGCCTGTCATGCAGATGATGAGTGTCGGCTCAGTTCAGTTATATCCTTAGCCCAAG TAGAGGAAGGTCCTTCGAGGATGAGTGGCAGGCCTAGGCGTGGTGTGACAAAGCTTATTGAACACAACTATGGTTTAGGAAGCTGTGAAATTCAACAATCGTGTGATCAAT GTCATGATGCCCTAGCCTGTCATGAAGCTCACGGATGTCGGCTTAATTCAGTTATAACCTCAGCCCAAG AGTTGTTGGAAAGACGAAGATTATCAAGGAAGAGGATCAATTCCTCCCGGCCAAAAG GGGGCCCTTAA
- the LOC141684402 gene encoding uncharacterized protein LOC141684402 isoform X14 — MLDLSGQLLIPNILCTLSLMFAGSCHDSPACHADDECRLSSVISLAQVEEGPSRMSGRPRRGVTKLIEHNYGLGSCEIQQSCDQCHDALACHEAHGCRLNSVITSAQDNNKQPKCRGRHPILVTPELLERRRLSRKRINSSRPKGGP, encoded by the exons ATGTTAGACCTCTCCGGGCAACTGCTTATTCCCAATATCTTGTGCACCTTATCGTTGATGTTCGCTGGATCATGTCATGATTCCCCAGCCTGTCATGCAGATGATGAGTGTCGGCTCAGTTCAGTTATATCCTTAGCCCAAG TAGAGGAAGGTCCTTCGAGGATGAGTGGCAGGCCTAGGCGTGGTGTGACAAAGCTTATTGAACACAACTATGGTTTAGGAAGCTGTGAAATTCAACAATCGTGTGATCAAT GTCATGATGCCCTAGCCTGTCATGAAGCTCACGGATGTCGGCTTAATTCAGTTATAACCTCAGCCCAAG ATAATAATAAACAACCAAAATGTAGAGGACGTCATCCGATTCTTGTCACTCCAGAGTTGTTGGAAAGACGAAGATTATCAAGGAAGAGGATCAATTCCTCCCGGCCAAAAG GGGGCCCTTAA